A stretch of Cupriavidus necator DNA encodes these proteins:
- a CDS encoding L-threonylcarbamoyladenylate synthase: MSPRMPTAAELDEAVRLLEAGQLVAFPTETVYGLGADAENPEAVARIFALKGRPSNHPVIVHVVDGADIGYWTDEVPEAAQQLIDAFWPGPLTLILKRAAHIHPAVAGGQDSIGVRCPSHPVAQALLARFKRGRGGIAAPSANKFGQVSPTTAQHVRDEFGDAVYVLEGDGVEVGIESTIVDLSRLDQGIGPVLLRPGAITAAMMAQVLGAAPLPPDAAAPRASGTLKAHYAPHTPLLLADAQAASAQLASLPDDARVAWVGRAPLVDQRCTWVQAPADAAAYARELYRLLRKLDKQGYTQLMFEVLPEGQDWAGVRDRLERAAAAFGG; encoded by the coding sequence ATGTCGCCGCGCATGCCCACGGCCGCTGAACTGGACGAAGCCGTCCGCCTGCTCGAGGCCGGGCAACTGGTCGCCTTTCCCACCGAAACCGTCTACGGGCTCGGTGCGGATGCCGAGAACCCCGAGGCGGTCGCCCGCATCTTCGCGCTCAAGGGCCGGCCGTCGAACCATCCGGTGATCGTCCACGTGGTGGACGGCGCCGATATCGGCTACTGGACCGACGAGGTCCCCGAGGCAGCGCAGCAACTGATCGACGCGTTCTGGCCCGGCCCGCTGACGCTGATCCTGAAGCGCGCCGCGCATATCCATCCGGCCGTCGCCGGCGGCCAGGACAGCATTGGCGTGCGTTGCCCCTCGCACCCCGTGGCGCAGGCGCTGCTGGCGCGCTTCAAGCGCGGCCGCGGCGGCATTGCCGCGCCGTCGGCCAACAAGTTCGGCCAGGTCAGCCCGACCACCGCGCAGCATGTGCGCGATGAATTCGGCGATGCGGTCTATGTGCTGGAAGGCGATGGCGTGGAGGTCGGTATCGAATCGACCATCGTCGACCTGTCGCGGCTGGACCAGGGCATCGGCCCGGTGCTGCTGCGGCCGGGGGCGATCACCGCGGCGATGATGGCGCAGGTACTGGGCGCGGCCCCGCTGCCGCCCGACGCGGCCGCGCCGCGGGCTTCAGGCACGCTCAAGGCTCACTACGCGCCGCACACACCGCTGCTGCTGGCCGATGCGCAAGCAGCTTCGGCGCAGCTGGCCTCGCTGCCGGACGATGCCCGCGTGGCGTGGGTCGGCCGGGCGCCGCTGGTGGACCAGCGCTGTACCTGGGTGCAGGCGCCTGCGGATGCGGCGGCCTATGCGCGCGAGCTTTACCGCTTGCTGCGCAAGCTCGACAAGCAGGGCTATACGCAGCTGATGTTCGAGGTGTTGCCTGAAGGGCAGGATTGGGCGGGGGTGCGGGATCGGCTGGAGCGGGCGGCGGCGGCGTTTGGGGGATAG
- a CDS encoding 5-(carboxyamino)imidazole ribonucleotide synthase, with product MPTDIHPYLSEAHTPESRAEFGVDRPDAPILPGAWLGMLGGGQLGRMFTHAAQAMGYRVCVLDPDQDSPAGSVADKHICAQYTDEAALAEMGKLCQAVSTEFENVPSLSLDRLEQLGAFVAPRGYCVSIAQNRIGEKKFFAACAERTGVSPAPHWVIQHDADVDQLPDHVLPGILKTARMGYDGKGQARVKTRDDVRAAWNAMQHVPCVLEQMLPLAYEVSVLAARAADGSTATWPLAENVHRDGILFSTVMPSTSVSPEIADRARAAAAAIATEMGYVGVLCIEFFVLTDGSLVANEMAPRPHNSGHITMDACETSQFEQQVRAMARLPLGSTRQHSAGKMLNLLGDVWFEFGLERTPSWDEVVAQPGAKLHLYGKGDARPSRKMGHVNCVGEHAEAADAAFAAAAQALHIPL from the coding sequence ATGCCCACCGATATCCATCCCTATCTCTCCGAAGCCCACACGCCGGAATCGCGCGCCGAGTTCGGCGTCGACCGTCCCGACGCGCCCATCCTGCCTGGTGCGTGGCTCGGCATGCTGGGTGGCGGCCAGCTCGGCCGCATGTTCACGCATGCGGCGCAGGCGATGGGCTATCGCGTATGCGTGCTCGATCCGGACCAGGACAGCCCGGCCGGTTCGGTGGCGGACAAGCATATCTGTGCGCAATACACCGACGAGGCCGCGCTGGCCGAGATGGGCAAGCTGTGCCAGGCGGTAAGCACCGAGTTCGAGAACGTGCCGTCGCTGTCGCTGGACCGGCTCGAGCAGCTGGGCGCCTTTGTCGCGCCGCGCGGCTACTGCGTGTCGATCGCGCAGAACCGCATCGGCGAGAAGAAGTTCTTTGCCGCGTGCGCCGAGCGCACCGGCGTGTCGCCGGCCCCGCACTGGGTGATCCAGCACGATGCCGATGTCGACCAGCTGCCCGACCACGTGCTGCCCGGCATCCTCAAGACCGCGCGCATGGGCTACGACGGCAAGGGCCAGGCGCGCGTGAAGACGCGCGACGACGTGCGCGCCGCCTGGAACGCCATGCAGCATGTGCCGTGCGTGCTGGAGCAGATGCTGCCGCTGGCTTATGAGGTCTCGGTGCTGGCCGCGCGTGCCGCGGACGGCTCCACCGCCACCTGGCCGCTGGCCGAGAACGTGCACCGCGACGGCATCCTGTTCTCGACGGTGATGCCGTCGACCAGCGTGTCGCCCGAGATCGCCGACCGCGCGCGTGCCGCAGCGGCTGCCATCGCCACGGAGATGGGCTACGTCGGCGTGCTGTGCATCGAGTTCTTCGTGCTGACCGACGGCTCGCTGGTCGCCAACGAGATGGCGCCGCGCCCGCACAACTCCGGCCATATCACCATGGATGCGTGCGAGACCAGCCAGTTCGAACAGCAGGTGCGCGCCATGGCGCGGCTGCCGCTGGGCAGCACGCGCCAGCACTCGGCCGGCAAGATGCTGAATCTGCTGGGCGACGTGTGGTTCGAGTTCGGCCTGGAGCGTACGCCTTCCTGGGACGAGGTGGTGGCGCAACCCGGCGCCAAGCTGCACCTGTACGGCAAGGGCGATGCGCGCCCGTCGCGCAAGATGGGCCACGTCAACTGCGTGGGCGAGCATGCCGAAGCGGCCGACGCCGCCTTTGCCGCCGCCGCGCAGGCGCTGCATATCCCGCTCTGA
- the fba gene encoding class II fructose-bisphosphate aldolase (catalyzes the reversible aldol condensation of dihydroxyacetonephosphate and glyceraldehyde 3-phosphate in the Calvin cycle, glycolysis, and/or gluconeogenesis), producing the protein MPLVSMRQLLDHAAENSYGLPAFNVNNLEQVQAIMQAADEVNAPVIMQASAGARKYAGEHFLRHLIEAAVEAYPHIPVVMHQDHGQSPAICQGAIDLGFSSVMMDGSLREDGKTPAEYEYNIDVTRKVVQLAHAVGVTVEGELGCLGSLETGEAGEEDGIGAVGVLDHSMLLTDPEQAADFVKATQLDALAIAIGTSHGAYKFTRKPTGDILAISRIKEIHARIPNTHLVMHGSSSVPQELLEEIRKFGGDMKETYGVPVEEIQEAIKYGVRKINIDTDIRLAMTGAIRRFFAENPSKFDPREYLKPAREAAKQVCKARYIAFGCEGQAGKIKPIGLTDIAQQYKAGKLSQVVQ; encoded by the coding sequence ATGCCACTCGTATCGATGCGCCAGCTGCTGGACCACGCGGCCGAGAACAGCTACGGCCTGCCGGCCTTCAACGTGAACAACCTCGAGCAAGTGCAGGCCATCATGCAGGCGGCCGACGAGGTCAACGCCCCGGTGATCATGCAAGCCTCGGCCGGCGCGCGCAAATACGCCGGTGAGCATTTCCTGCGCCACCTGATCGAAGCCGCGGTCGAAGCCTACCCGCACATCCCCGTGGTGATGCACCAGGACCACGGCCAGTCGCCGGCGATCTGCCAGGGCGCGATCGACCTGGGCTTCTCGTCGGTGATGATGGACGGCTCGCTGCGCGAAGACGGCAAGACCCCGGCCGAGTACGAGTACAACATCGACGTCACCCGCAAGGTGGTGCAGCTGGCCCACGCCGTCGGCGTGACCGTGGAAGGCGAACTGGGCTGCCTGGGCTCGCTGGAAACCGGTGAAGCCGGCGAAGAAGACGGCATCGGCGCCGTCGGCGTGCTGGACCACTCCATGCTGCTGACCGATCCGGAGCAGGCCGCCGACTTCGTCAAGGCCACCCAGCTGGACGCCCTGGCCATCGCCATCGGCACCTCGCACGGCGCCTACAAGTTCACGCGCAAGCCCACCGGCGACATCCTGGCGATCAGCCGCATCAAGGAAATCCACGCCCGCATCCCCAACACCCACCTGGTGATGCACGGCTCGTCGTCGGTGCCGCAGGAACTGCTGGAAGAGATCCGCAAGTTCGGCGGCGACATGAAGGAAACCTACGGCGTGCCGGTCGAGGAAATCCAGGAAGCGATCAAGTACGGCGTGCGCAAGATCAACATCGACACCGACATCCGCCTGGCCATGACCGGCGCGATCCGCCGCTTCTTCGCCGAGAACCCGAGCAAGTTCGACCCGCGCGAATACCTGAAGCCGGCCCGCGAAGCCGCCAAGCAGGTGTGCAAGGCGCGCTACATCGCCTTCGGCTGCGAAGGCCAGGCCGGCAAGATCAAGCCGATCGGCCTGACCGATATCGCGCAGCAGTACAAGGCGGGCAAGCTGTCGCAGGTCGTGCAGTAA
- a CDS encoding AzlC family ABC transporter permease: MTSRQPPVWLRLWHRFAPAERAGFIDGARYFAPSLPAVFSWGLVTGVAMSKSVMTVPEAIGMSLLVYAGSAQLAVLPLFAAGLPLWTIWLTAAVVNLRFVIFSAGMQPHFSYMPLWRRTILGSFNGDLHFVYFLQKYSTPGYEPGKEGYFWGMALTNFCMWQLSSIIGIVLASLFPDSWGLGLAGTMALIPVMIATINSRSTLLAVVVSAVLALLCFDLPYRLSLVVAVVGAIAAGMASDDLAARAALRGIRRRKPKAPEVTNAAAPETPPGDRA; the protein is encoded by the coding sequence ATGACTTCCCGACAACCCCCGGTGTGGTTGCGCCTCTGGCATCGCTTCGCACCCGCCGAACGCGCCGGCTTTATCGACGGCGCGCGCTACTTTGCCCCGTCCCTGCCCGCGGTCTTCTCCTGGGGCCTGGTGACCGGCGTGGCAATGAGCAAATCCGTAATGACCGTGCCCGAAGCCATCGGCATGTCGCTGCTGGTCTATGCCGGCTCGGCGCAACTGGCCGTGCTGCCGCTGTTCGCCGCGGGCCTGCCGCTGTGGACCATCTGGCTGACTGCGGCCGTGGTCAACCTGCGCTTTGTGATCTTCAGCGCCGGCATGCAGCCGCACTTCAGCTACATGCCGCTATGGCGGCGCACCATCCTGGGCTCGTTCAACGGCGACCTGCACTTCGTCTACTTCCTGCAGAAGTACAGCACGCCCGGCTACGAGCCCGGCAAGGAAGGCTACTTCTGGGGCATGGCGCTGACCAACTTCTGCATGTGGCAGCTGTCGTCGATCATCGGCATCGTGCTGGCCAGTCTGTTCCCCGACAGCTGGGGCCTGGGGCTGGCCGGCACCATGGCGCTGATCCCGGTGATGATCGCCACCATCAACTCGCGCTCGACGCTGCTGGCAGTGGTGGTGTCGGCGGTGCTGGCGCTGCTTTGCTTCGATTTGCCGTACCGTCTCAGCCTGGTGGTGGCAGTGGTGGGCGCGATTGCCGCCGGCATGGCCAGCGACGACTTGGCCGCGCGCGCGGCACTGCGCGGCATCCGCCGGCGCAAGCCCAAGGCCCCCGAGGTCACCAACGCCGCCGCGCCGGAAACGCCGCCGGGAGACCGCGCATGA
- the purE gene encoding 5-(carboxyamino)imidazole ribonucleotide mutase, which translates to MSKQDKPLVGVVMGSSSDWDVMQHAVAMLKDFGVPFEAQVVSAHRMADDMFRYAESARSRGIRAIIAGAGGAAHLPGMIAAKTIVPVFGVPVPSKYLRGEDSLLSIVQMPKGVPVATFAIGEAGAANAALHAIATLATTDEALAGALEAFRAKQTEAARAMTLPL; encoded by the coding sequence GTGAGCAAGCAAGACAAGCCGCTGGTCGGCGTGGTGATGGGCAGCAGTTCCGACTGGGACGTGATGCAGCACGCAGTGGCCATGCTGAAGGATTTCGGCGTGCCGTTCGAAGCCCAGGTGGTGTCCGCGCACCGCATGGCGGACGACATGTTCCGCTATGCCGAGAGCGCGCGCAGCCGCGGCATCCGCGCCATCATCGCCGGTGCCGGCGGCGCCGCGCACCTGCCCGGCATGATCGCCGCCAAGACCATCGTGCCGGTGTTCGGCGTGCCGGTGCCGTCCAAGTACCTGCGCGGCGAGGATTCGCTGCTGTCGATCGTGCAGATGCCCAAGGGCGTGCCGGTGGCCACCTTCGCCATCGGCGAGGCCGGTGCCGCCAATGCCGCGCTGCACGCGATCGCCACGCTGGCCACCACCGACGAGGCGCTGGCCGGCGCGCTGGAAGCATTCCGCGCGAAGCAGACCGAAGCCGCGCGCGCGATGACTTTGCCACTGTAA
- a CDS encoding AzlD domain-containing protein: MSHLEIWIAILGMAVVTIVTRALFLMAGEHVTVPDRIARALRYAPAAALAAIILPDLMTWQGHFTVAFSNDKLMAGIAATLFYLLTRKMVGMIVVGMAVYTALRLLGG, from the coding sequence ATGAGCCATCTTGAAATCTGGATTGCCATCCTTGGCATGGCGGTCGTCACCATCGTCACGCGCGCGCTGTTCCTGATGGCCGGCGAGCATGTCACCGTGCCCGACCGCATCGCGCGGGCGCTGCGCTATGCACCGGCCGCGGCGCTGGCGGCGATCATCCTGCCGGACCTGATGACCTGGCAGGGGCATTTCACGGTGGCGTTCTCCAACGACAAGCTGATGGCGGGGATTGCGGCCACGCTGTTCTACCTGCTGACGCGGAAGATGGTGGGGATGATCGTGGTGGGGATGGCGGTGTATACGGCGCTGAGGCTGCTGGGCGGCTGA
- a CDS encoding phosphoribosylaminoimidazolesuccinocarboxamide synthase has translation MSNALYQSSINSLPLLGHGKVRDNYAVGNDKLLIVTTDRLSAFDVIMGEPIPDKGRVLNQMANFWFRKLAHIVPNHETGIAPETVVAPEEVEQVKGRAVVVKRLRPILVEAVVRGYLAGSGWKDYQATGKVCGIELPAGLQNAQKLPEPIFTPAAKAEMGEHDENISFAEVEARIGIALARQMRDISIRLYKEAAEFAATRGIIIADTKFEFGLDDNGVLTLMDEVLTADSSRFWPADSYQVGTNPPSFDKQFVRDWLEAVRIDGKPWPKTAPAPQLPDEVIEKTAAKYREALTRLTGEELQ, from the coding sequence ATGTCCAACGCTCTCTACCAGTCCTCCATCAACTCGCTGCCGCTGCTGGGCCACGGCAAAGTGCGCGACAACTATGCCGTCGGCAATGACAAGCTGCTGATCGTCACCACTGACCGCCTGTCGGCGTTCGACGTCATCATGGGCGAGCCGATCCCCGACAAGGGCCGCGTGCTGAACCAGATGGCGAACTTCTGGTTCCGCAAGCTCGCGCACATCGTGCCGAACCACGAGACCGGCATCGCGCCCGAGACCGTGGTCGCGCCGGAGGAAGTGGAGCAGGTCAAGGGCCGCGCCGTGGTGGTCAAGCGCCTGCGGCCGATCCTGGTCGAAGCCGTGGTGCGCGGCTATCTCGCCGGCAGCGGCTGGAAGGACTACCAGGCCACCGGCAAGGTGTGCGGGATCGAGCTGCCCGCCGGCCTGCAGAACGCGCAAAAGCTGCCCGAGCCGATCTTCACCCCGGCCGCCAAGGCCGAGATGGGCGAGCACGACGAGAACATCTCGTTCGCCGAAGTCGAGGCCCGCATCGGCATCGCGCTGGCGCGCCAGATGCGCGATATCTCGATCCGCCTGTACAAGGAAGCGGCCGAGTTTGCGGCCACGCGCGGCATCATCATCGCCGATACCAAGTTCGAGTTCGGCCTGGACGACAATGGCGTGCTGACGCTGATGGACGAGGTCCTGACCGCCGATTCGTCGCGCTTCTGGCCGGCCGATTCCTACCAGGTGGGCACCAACCCGCCGTCGTTCGACAAGCAGTTCGTGCGCGACTGGCTGGAAGCCGTGCGCATCGACGGCAAGCCCTGGCCCAAGACCGCGCCGGCGCCGCAACTGCCGGACGAGGTGATCGAAAAGACCGCCGCCAAGTACCGTGAAGCGCTGACGCGTCTGACGGGCGAAGAACTGCAGTAA